One Capsicum annuum cultivar UCD-10X-F1 chromosome 2, UCD10Xv1.1, whole genome shotgun sequence genomic window carries:
- the LOC107860691 gene encoding glucuronokinase 1: MEKQSMVIEHKSYARVGLLGNPSDVYYGNTISFSLGNFWASVRLEPSVDLVIVPHPSHDLVQFNSISHLVNRLQNEGYYGGVRLLMAIVKIFHNYCKENNITLHDGNFTLSYDTNIPRQTGLSGSSAIVSAALSCLLDFYKVRRLIKVEVRPSLVLNAEKELGIVAGLQDRVAQVYGGVVYMDFGKNHMDELGHGIYTPMDIDLLPPLYLIYAENPSDSGKVHSTVRQRWLEGDKLIRSTMEEVANIAVEGRKAILEKDYNKLAALMNHNFDLRRRMFGDDALGAMNIEMVEIARRVGAASKFTGSGGAVVVFCPDGPSQVKQLEDACHSAGFAFQPVKVMPSFLNEIDLQTVGSK, translated from the exons ATGGAGAAACAGTCAATGGTGATTGAGCACAAGTCATATGCTAGAGTTggacttcttggaaaccctagcgATGTTTATTATGGGAACACCATTTCATTCAGCCTCGGTAACTTTTGGGCTTCTGTTCGTTTGGAGCCTTCTGTAGATCTCGTCATTGTTCCTCATCCTTCACATGATCTCGTTCAATTCAATTCTATTTCTCACCTG GTGAACAGGTTGCAGAATGAAGGGTATTATGGAGGGGTGCGTTTACTTATGGCAATCGTTAAAATATTTCACAACTATTGCAAGGAGAACAACATCACCTTACATGACGGGAATTTTACTCTCTCATATGACACTAACATTCCCCGCCAG ACAGGGCTTTCAGGTTCTAGTGCAATCGTAAGTGCTGCACTGAGTTGTCTTCTTGACTTTTACAAAGTTAGACGTCTCATCAAAGTTGAGGTAAGGCCGAGCCTAGTCCTTAACGCAGAAAAGGAACTTGGAATTGTTGCAGGTCTTCAAGATAGAGTAGCACAGGTGTATGGAGGTGTTGTATATATG GATTTTGGCAAGAATCACATGGATGAATTGGGTCATGGTATATATACACCCATGGATATTGATCTTCTCCCACCTCTTTACCTGATCTATGCAGAAAATCCCAGTGATTCTGGAAAG GTACATAGTACAGTTAGACAAAGATGGTTAGAAGGTGATAAATTAATAAGATCAACCATGGAAGAGGTTGCAAACATAGCTGTGGAGGGACGAAAAGCTATTCTTGAGAAGGACTACAATAAGCTGGCAGCCCTCATGAATCATAATTTTGACCTGAGAAG GCGTATGTTTGGAGATGATGCTCTTGGAGCTATGAATATAGAGATGGTTGAAATTGCTCGAAGGGTAGGTGCTGCTTCCAAGTTCACAGGAAGTGGTGGTGCTGTGGTCGTGTTCTGTCCGGATGGACCTTCACAAGTGAAGCAGCTGGAGGACGCATGCCACAGTGCTGGTTTCGCTTTCCAACCAGTTAAAGTTATGCCTTCGTTTCTAAACGAAATTGATCTTCAAACTGTGGGGTCAAAGTGA
- the LOC107860693 gene encoding uncharacterized protein LOC107860693, which produces MAKAMVIPRMSLFFLRSKSISSLFSQPPTTIFFLPSNLNFPSLHFFSTTSTPYPLQYDMIISRPATPPSPVLKSRRQRFLPNSNTHSQPESEPGSELGFDDWVDRKLSSKLSGPESEQNASSNEKMDKGKRKYYNKRRKRMFGGSDSEEEENKRDKDNELVELKQEVVELRTLHKKEEELYFYDNFAYPWEKDKHYKMVYQLEKKYFPDQCFDKAFLEPGESNEDVKRSGKKLGKRENVIARASDGKNLIFFDEEEKDASGETKAEVKVDVSEKKVEEFFKCLKKVPNKENGVVSAEPFLATRNTGLPPKWDSPGGTVLLVNKPKGWTSFTVCGKLRRLTKVKKVGHAGTLDPMATGLLIVCVGKATKIVDSYQGMMKGYSGIFRLGEATSTWDADSPVIQREPWEHIKDEDIKKTAASFFGEIWQVPPLFSAIKVGGEKMYDKARRGESIELAPRRISIFEFDVKRSLDDRQNVIFRVRCSKGTYVRSLCADVGKALGSCAHLTALRRDSIGEYAADDAWEYPELEEAITKGYL; this is translated from the exons ATGGCGAAGGCAATGGTAATTCCCCGCATGTCTCTCTTCTTCCTTCGCTCCAAATCCATCTCTTCATTATTCTCTCAACCTCCCACCACTATCTTCTTCCTCCCCTCAAACCTCAATTTCCCTTCCCTTCACTTTTTCTCTACAACTTCAACCCCATACCCACTTCAGTACGATATGATTATATCCCGCCCTGCTACCCCACCTTCACCAGTCCTCAAATCCCGCCGACAACGCTTCCTTCCCAATTCAAATACTCACTCCCAACCCGAATCCGAACCCGGTTCGGAACTTGGGTTCGACGATTGGGTAGATAGAAAATTGAGTTCGAAGTTGTCTGGACCGGAGAGTGAACAGAACGCTTCGAGTAATGAGAAAATGGATAAAGGGAAAAGGAAGTATTATAATAAGAGAAGGAAAAGAATGTTTGGTGGGTCGGATTCGGAGGAGGAGGAGAATAAAAGGGATAAGGATAATGAGCTTGTTGAGTTGAAGCAGGAAGTTGTTGAGCTACGTACATTGCACAAGAAGGAAGAAGAGTTGTATTTTTATGACAATTTTGCTTATCCTTGGGAGAAAGATAAGCATTATAAGATGGTGTATCAATTGGAGAAGAAGTATTTTCCTGATCAGTGTTTTGATAAGGCTTTTCTTGAACCCGGGGAGTCGAATGAGGATGTAAAGAGGAGTGGAAAGAAGTTGGGGAAGAGGGAAAATGTAATAGCAAGAGCTAGTGATGGtaaaaatttgatctttttcGACGAGGAAGAAAAAGACGCGAGTGGTGAAACTAAGGCGGAAGTTAAAGTGGATGTATCGGAAAAGAAAGTGGAGGAGTtcttcaagtgtttgaagaaAGTTCCAAATAAGGAAAATGGTGTTGTCAGTGCCGAGCCGTTTCTAGCGACAAGGAATACAGGGCTTCCTCCTAAATGGGATAGTCCCGGTGGGACAGTGTTATTAGTTAACAAACCAAAAG GTTGGACTTCTTTCACCGTTTGTGGAAAGTTGCGTCGCCTAACAAAAGTGAAAAAG GTTGGCCATGCTGGAACACTTGATCCTATGGCAACTGGCTTATTGATTGTATGTGTTGGTAAAGCTACAAAGATTGTTGACAG CTATCAGGGTATGATGAAGGGGTACAGTGGAATCTTCCGTTTGGGCGAAGCCACCTCTACCTGGGATGCAGATTCCCCG GTTATTCAACGAGAGCCATGGGAGCATATCAAGGATGAGGATATAAAGAAAACGGCAGCATCCTTTTTTGGAGAGATATGGCAAGTCCCTCCGTTGTTCTCAGCAATCAAA GTTGGTGGCGAAAAGATGTATGATAAAGCAAGAAGAGGAGAAAGCATCGAACTGGCTCCGAGGAGAATTTCAATTTTCGAATTTGATGTGAAGCGGAGTTTAGATGACAG ACAGAATGTGATTTTCCGTGTAAGGTGCTCAAAAGGTACCTATGTCCGATCACTGTGTGCAGACGTCGGGAAAGCTCTTGGCAG TTGTGCTCACTTGACAGCTCTGCGACGAGATTCAATTG GAGAGTATGCAGCGGATGATGCTTGGGAATATCCAGAATTAGAAGAGGCAATCACCAAAGGATATTTGTAA
- the LOC107860692 gene encoding uncharacterized protein LOC107860692 isoform X2, which translates to MASVNWEDEDEFEVVNEDGFVYKRRKRYHLDPTASIAQKQKDPVVEEKNRLLRKKKVLMKIKDKYQNEINQWELLSNTLKEMQQQNQPKHQDSCATTALIDSGDPLVVSSDPTCRPLVDQLLVQVEAQEAVIGNISKLCDIVDAVWTAQEEKMKQSVLNLPVWAHTPSELISSLCAE; encoded by the exons ATGGCGTCAGTGAATTGGGAAGACGAAGACGAATTTGAGGTGGTTAACGAGGATGGGTTCGTCTACAAGCGTCGAAAAAGGTATCATCTTGATCCAACTGCTTCCATTGCTCAGAAGCAAAAAGATCCGGTCGTTGAGGAGAAAAATCGACTGTTAAGGAAGAAAAAGGTGCTCATGAAAATCAAAGATAAATACCAAAACGAGATTAATCAGTGGGAACTTTTATCAAATACATTGAAGGAAATGCAGCAGCAAAATCAGCCAAAACATCAGGATAGCTGTGCCACTACTGCATTAATCGACTCGGGTGACCCGTTGGTTGTGTCATCGGATCCGACTTGCCGGCCTCTTGTTGATCAGCTTCTTGTTCAG GTTGAAGCACAGGAGGCTGTTATTGGCAACATATCAAAGCTGTGTGATATTGTTGATGCTGTCTGGACTGCACAAGAAGAGAAGATGAAACAGTCAGTTTTGAACCTCCCAGTTTGGGCACACACACCTAGTGAACTCATTTCTTCCCTGTGTGCAGAGTAA
- the LOC107860692 gene encoding uncharacterized protein LOC107860692 isoform X1, whose translation MASVNWEDEDEFEVVNEDGFVYKRRKRYHLDPTASIAQKQKDPVVEEKNRLLRKKKVLMKIKDKYQNEINQWELLSNTLKEMQQQNQPKHQDSCATTALIDSGDPLVVSSDPTCRPLVDQLLVQDFGRPSTKTTLIKVQAWKGTSRGCNGPGLATVSGLHLWQMSQDEAYSCTSFFMRGQ comes from the exons ATGGCGTCAGTGAATTGGGAAGACGAAGACGAATTTGAGGTGGTTAACGAGGATGGGTTCGTCTACAAGCGTCGAAAAAGGTATCATCTTGATCCAACTGCTTCCATTGCTCAGAAGCAAAAAGATCCGGTCGTTGAGGAGAAAAATCGACTGTTAAGGAAGAAAAAGGTGCTCATGAAAATCAAAGATAAATACCAAAACGAGATTAATCAGTGGGAACTTTTATCAAATACATTGAAGGAAATGCAGCAGCAAAATCAGCCAAAACATCAGGATAGCTGTGCCACTACTGCATTAATCGACTCGGGTGACCCGTTGGTTGTGTCATCGGATCCGACTTGCCGGCCTCTTGTTGATCAGCTTCTTGTTCAG GACTTTGGCAGACCTTCAACAAAGACCACGCTAATAAAAGTCCAAGCTTGGAAGGGTACGTCTAGGGGTTGTAATGGTCCAGGACTGGCTACAGTTTCAGGCTTGCACCTCTGGCAGATGTCACAAGATGAAGCATACTCTTGCACCTCCTTCTTCATGCGAGGCCAATAG